The Sinomonas sp. P10A9 genome includes a window with the following:
- a CDS encoding bacterial proteasome activator family protein has product MPLNGGANRGPTPGGGHAPSSAERSRRANLQELVDQPAKVMRIGTMIRQLLEEVKGAPLDEAARTRLAEIHERSIAELEDGLAPELVDELHRISLPFSDDVVPSESELRVAQAQLVGWLEGLFHGIQTAIAAQQAAHQLAAAQVQLRQLPPGTMIAPGVVIGPNGEPQRAAEQGQGPAPEGERRDPDHGPGQYL; this is encoded by the coding sequence ATGCCCCTCAATGGCGGCGCGAACCGCGGCCCGACACCGGGAGGCGGCCACGCGCCGTCGTCCGCCGAGCGCTCGCGGCGCGCGAACCTGCAGGAGCTCGTCGACCAGCCGGCCAAGGTGATGCGCATCGGCACGATGATCCGCCAGCTCCTCGAGGAGGTGAAGGGCGCGCCCCTCGACGAGGCCGCGCGCACCCGGCTTGCCGAGATCCACGAGCGCTCCATCGCGGAGCTCGAGGACGGACTCGCCCCGGAGCTCGTGGACGAGCTCCACCGCATCTCGCTGCCGTTCTCCGACGACGTGGTGCCCTCCGAATCGGAACTCCGTGTGGCCCAGGCGCAGCTCGTCGGCTGGCTCGAGGGCCTGTTCCACGGCATCCAGACTGCCATCGCCGCGCAGCAGGCGGCGCACCAGCTTGCGGCCGCGCAGGTGCAGCTGCGCCAGCTTCCGCCGGGCACCATGATCGCCCCCGGCGTGGTCATCGGCCCGAACGGGGAACCGCAGCGCGCGGCCGAGCAGGGCCAGGGTCCTGCGCCGGAGGGCGAGCGGCGCGATCCCGACCATGGCCCGGGACAGTACCTCTGA
- a CDS encoding aldo/keto reductase, producing the protein MTPAQTLTSPALTFHDGRTIPQLGYGVWQVEDDVAEKVVGEAFRVGYRHIDTAAIYGNESGVGRAIAASGLAREDLFITTKLWNADQGSGNVLPAFETSLDKLGIDYVDLYLIHWLQPKRGLYVETWKELIKLQESGRARSIGVSNFTVEALEEIERETGVVPMINQVETHPYFPQAELRAYEKSKGILHESWSPLGQGKDLLADPVLADIAENHGVSIPNVVLGWHLAVGNVVIPKSVTPERMAQNWTALALTLSPEEIAAIDGLDKGPAGRIGANPAVSDFA; encoded by the coding sequence ATGACTCCCGCACAGACCCTGACATCCCCCGCGCTCACCTTCCATGACGGCCGCACCATCCCGCAGCTCGGCTACGGCGTGTGGCAGGTCGAGGACGATGTCGCCGAGAAGGTTGTGGGCGAGGCGTTCCGCGTGGGCTACCGCCACATCGACACCGCCGCGATCTACGGCAACGAGTCCGGCGTCGGCCGAGCCATCGCCGCCTCGGGCCTCGCCCGCGAAGATCTCTTCATCACCACCAAGCTCTGGAACGCCGACCAGGGCAGCGGCAACGTCCTTCCCGCGTTCGAGACGTCCCTCGACAAGCTCGGCATCGACTACGTAGACCTGTACCTCATCCACTGGCTCCAGCCGAAGCGCGGCCTCTACGTCGAGACCTGGAAGGAGCTCATCAAGCTCCAGGAGTCCGGCCGCGCCCGTTCCATCGGCGTCTCGAACTTCACGGTCGAGGCGCTTGAGGAGATCGAGCGCGAGACCGGCGTCGTCCCCATGATCAACCAGGTCGAGACCCACCCGTACTTCCCGCAGGCGGAGCTGCGCGCCTACGAGAAGTCCAAGGGCATCCTGCACGAGTCCTGGTCCCCGCTGGGCCAGGGCAAGGACCTTCTCGCGGACCCCGTTCTCGCGGACATCGCCGAGAACCACGGCGTGAGCATTCCCAACGTGGTGCTCGGCTGGCACCTCGCCGTGGGCAACGTCGTGATCCCGAAGTCCGTCACGCCGGAGCGCATGGCGCAGAACTGGACCGCGCTCGCCCTGACGCTCAGCCCCGAGGAGATTGCCGCGATCGACGGACTCGACAAGGGACCGGCCGGCCGCATCGGTGCCAATCCCGCGGTGAGCGACTTCGCCTGA
- a CDS encoding complex I subunit 5 family protein: MPSNAPTASLLAVLVVGLVLVAALLMSVGRFLPRRFADLAAMGAALAAGGGEVVMLPSALKDRLVYWMAGWEPSGGRTVGIALVGDGLSVGIALLAAVLMLAALTFSWRYFASDSTHFHGLMILFLAGMTGFVFAGDVFTMFVFFELMGVAAYALTGLKSEDPTALHGAINFGIVNSLAAYISLTGVALMYAHTGSLNLAALSVELSGDRSPLVAVTFVLVCTGFLVKGAVSPFHFWLDDAHAVAPSPVCVLFSGVMVELGLYGTARLYWAVFSDTGVASAGQVLFGALGVLTAAMGTVMCFLQRHIKRLLAYSTIAHMGVFMIALGSASGSALAGLAVYALGHAMVKGALFLLSGIILDRYGSVDEFTLQGRGRDAPWLGAAYLVAALALAGTPPFGVGLGKGLTEHALTDAGTVWATVLMIAVSAVTAGAVLRVGARIFLGLGPPPAGLEEAGMSGDEEKIEVSIGRDRVPLSMSGPVAALLGAGLVLGAAPGLSANAEAAAVQFMDRSGYVGAVLGGAVLPVSPAGTAGGWDAPSIVWGFVTATLALGLAAVAVYRHRVPAGARRVLAIAVPALRVLRRTHSGRAGDYVVWMVLGVAACGAVVLV; this comes from the coding sequence ATGCCAAGCAATGCGCCGACGGCCTCCCTCCTTGCCGTGCTGGTGGTGGGGCTCGTCCTCGTGGCGGCGCTGCTCATGTCGGTCGGCCGGTTCCTGCCGCGCCGCTTCGCCGACCTCGCCGCGATGGGTGCGGCACTTGCGGCCGGGGGCGGCGAGGTCGTCATGCTCCCGTCCGCCCTGAAGGACCGGCTCGTCTACTGGATGGCGGGCTGGGAGCCGAGCGGCGGCCGCACCGTCGGCATTGCCCTCGTCGGCGACGGCCTGAGCGTGGGAATCGCGCTGCTCGCCGCCGTGCTCATGCTCGCCGCCCTGACGTTCTCGTGGCGCTACTTCGCGTCGGATAGCACGCATTTCCACGGGCTCATGATCCTGTTCCTCGCGGGCATGACGGGCTTCGTCTTCGCGGGCGACGTGTTCACGATGTTCGTGTTCTTCGAGCTCATGGGCGTCGCGGCCTACGCACTCACGGGCCTCAAGAGCGAGGACCCGACAGCCCTGCACGGCGCGATCAACTTCGGCATCGTCAACTCGCTCGCGGCCTACATCTCCCTCACGGGCGTGGCACTCATGTACGCCCACACGGGAAGCCTCAACCTCGCCGCGCTGTCTGTCGAGCTCTCCGGCGACCGCTCCCCGCTCGTCGCCGTCACGTTCGTGCTCGTGTGCACCGGCTTCCTGGTCAAGGGGGCCGTGTCCCCGTTCCACTTCTGGCTCGACGACGCCCACGCGGTCGCTCCCTCCCCCGTCTGTGTCCTCTTCTCAGGAGTCATGGTCGAGCTGGGACTGTATGGGACTGCCCGCCTCTACTGGGCGGTGTTCAGCGACACTGGCGTCGCCTCCGCCGGGCAGGTCCTGTTCGGCGCCCTCGGCGTGCTGACCGCGGCCATGGGGACCGTGATGTGCTTCCTCCAACGCCACATCAAGCGGCTGCTCGCGTATTCGACGATCGCGCACATGGGCGTGTTCATGATCGCCCTGGGCTCGGCCTCCGGCTCCGCGCTAGCAGGCCTCGCGGTCTACGCGCTAGGCCACGCGATGGTCAAGGGGGCGCTGTTCCTGCTCAGCGGGATCATTCTCGATCGCTACGGAAGCGTCGACGAGTTCACGCTCCAAGGCCGGGGGCGTGACGCACCTTGGCTCGGAGCGGCGTACCTCGTGGCGGCCCTCGCACTCGCCGGGACGCCGCCGTTCGGCGTGGGCCTCGGCAAGGGCCTGACCGAGCATGCACTCACGGACGCAGGCACAGTCTGGGCCACGGTGCTCATGATTGCCGTCTCGGCGGTGACCGCAGGCGCCGTCCTGCGAGTCGGTGCGCGAATCTTCCTCGGCCTCGGGCCGCCGCCCGCCGGGCTCGAGGAAGCGGGCATGAGCGGGGACGAGGAGAAGATTGAGGTCAGTATCGGCCGCGACCGCGTTCCGCTCTCGATGTCCGGACCCGTGGCAGCGCTGCTCGGCGCCGGCCTGGTGCTGGGGGCTGCCCCGGGTTTGAGTGCCAACGCGGAGGCCGCGGCGGTCCAGTTCATGGACCGCTCGGGATACGTGGGTGCCGTGCTCGGCGGGGCGGTCCTTCCTGTGAGTCCGGCGGGGACCGCCGGGGGCTGGGACGCCCCCTCCATCGTGTGGGGGTTCGTCACCGCGACCCTCGCACTCGGCCTCGCAGCCGTGGCCGTGTACCGGCATCGGGTCCCCGCCGGCGCTCGCCGGGTCCTCGCCATCGCGGTTCCGGCCCTCCGCGTCCTCAGGCGCACCCACTCGGGCAGGGCCGGCGACTATGTCGTCTGGATGGTGCTCGGGGTGGCGGCCTGCGGTGCCGTCGTGCTCGTCTAA
- a CDS encoding sodium:proton antiporter, with product MTYYAYFVAGAVMLLGIAGLATSRNLVHAVVCLSVAQSATYILLIAVGYQSGAVAPIFGAQTGRDTPVVDPVVQALALTDIVVSAAVTSMLLALVVQMAKRRRVVDPDHLGPLEG from the coding sequence ATGACCTACTACGCGTACTTCGTGGCCGGTGCCGTGATGCTCCTCGGCATCGCGGGCCTGGCGACAAGCCGAAACCTCGTCCACGCCGTGGTCTGCCTGTCCGTGGCACAGTCAGCCACGTACATCCTGCTCATCGCCGTCGGCTACCAGTCCGGCGCCGTCGCCCCGATCTTCGGTGCGCAGACCGGCAGGGACACCCCTGTGGTCGATCCCGTCGTCCAGGCCCTCGCCCTGACCGACATCGTCGTGTCCGCGGCGGTCACGTCAATGCTCCTCGCGCTGGTCGTCCAGATGGCGAAGCGGCGCAGGGTCGTCGACCCCGATCATCTCGGCCCCCTGGAGGGCTGA
- a CDS encoding VOC family protein translates to MPKPELIAGAPCWTDLMTSDVEKAKDFYTALFGWTYETADQETYGGYVTAFKDGAQVAGLMAKMDDQATPDQPTIPDAWTVYLKSDDIRETAEKIQSAGGQTFVEPMEVPEQGHMAMYADAGGAAFGVWQSTGHAGFENLAEPGAPAWFEIHTRDFAPTLKFYQEALGWKTFTTSDTPEFRYATLGEGENQRAGIFDATGDLPDGAPAHWTVYWDVASTDETVATATALGATVLIPAVDTPYGRMAVLVDPMGAPFRVIQHGSADA, encoded by the coding sequence ATGCCCAAGCCCGAACTCATCGCCGGCGCCCCCTGCTGGACCGACCTCATGACCAGCGACGTCGAGAAGGCCAAGGACTTCTACACCGCCCTCTTCGGCTGGACCTACGAGACCGCGGACCAGGAGACCTACGGCGGATACGTCACCGCGTTCAAGGACGGCGCCCAGGTAGCCGGCCTCATGGCGAAGATGGACGATCAGGCCACTCCTGACCAGCCCACCATCCCAGATGCCTGGACGGTCTACCTCAAGTCGGACGATATCCGGGAGACGGCCGAGAAGATCCAATCCGCGGGCGGCCAGACATTCGTGGAGCCCATGGAAGTCCCCGAGCAGGGCCACATGGCCATGTACGCAGACGCGGGAGGCGCAGCGTTCGGCGTGTGGCAGAGCACGGGCCACGCGGGGTTCGAGAACCTCGCCGAGCCTGGCGCGCCCGCGTGGTTCGAGATCCACACACGCGACTTCGCGCCGACCCTGAAGTTCTACCAGGAAGCCCTCGGCTGGAAGACCTTCACGACGAGCGACACCCCGGAGTTCCGCTACGCGACCCTCGGCGAAGGCGAGAACCAGCGCGCTGGCATCTTCGACGCCACCGGGGATCTCCCTGACGGCGCGCCCGCCCACTGGACGGTGTACTGGGACGTGGCGAGCACCGACGAGACCGTCGCCACGGCCACAGCGCTCGGGGCGACGGTGCTCATCCCGGCGGTCGACACGCCGTACGGGCGCATGGCCGTCCTCGTCGATCCAATGGGCGCGCCGTTCCGGGTCATCCAGCACGGCAGCGCGGACGCGTAG
- a CDS encoding prolyl oligopeptidase family serine peptidase, with translation MSAQSPDPAADTTTLAHAPGDPVDENLWLEDIHGEDQLAWVREQNARTEDLLETGDYPELEARILEVMDSTDRIPMVSKRGDWYYNFWRDATHPKGLWRRTRWESYVTDAPEWETVLDVDALAAAEGTEWVWGGAGFLRPADGVSWRRCMVRLSPDGGDAAAVREYDVEDRTFISTAEGGFSLPAAKGGVDWLDADTLLVSSTLGEDAVTTSSYPRIVRKLPRGVDLADAEVMFEVPAEHMMASAGFDDTPGFERIIASDRMSFFDVQHAVWRDEKWAQIPVPTDVDVDLHREWILFRPQRDWTLGNGETYAAGSLLVADFEAFMGGSRELTVLFAPDAHTSLQSWSWTKSHLMLNLLRDVSSEIRVLTAPQRGSKETDTHDGAWSSRVLDACPPLHLVESYAVDDEDPEAGDDYWLVATGFLTPTTLLRGTLGGDHTDVKRAPSFFDESRFEVEQHFATSTDGTQVPYFQISPRGLELDGTAPTQLSGYGGFEIARTPAYSGTVGRSWLEKGGVYVVANIRGGGEYGPAWHQAALKANRHRAYEDFAAVARDLIRRDVTSPEHLGCSGGSNGGLLVGNMLVHYPELFGAISCGVPLLDMRRYTKLSAGYSWIAEYGDPDKPEEWEFIRTFSPYHRLRDGVDYPDTFIWTATSDDRVGPVQARKMAARMEAMGIPNVWFHEALEGGHAGASDNRQAAALQARSQSFLWRAVTGTLR, from the coding sequence ATGAGTGCCCAGTCGCCAGACCCCGCCGCAGACACGACCACCCTCGCCCACGCTCCAGGCGACCCCGTCGACGAGAACCTGTGGCTCGAGGACATCCATGGCGAGGACCAGCTCGCGTGGGTCCGAGAGCAGAATGCCCGCACCGAGGACCTCCTCGAGACCGGCGACTATCCGGAGCTCGAGGCCCGCATCCTCGAGGTCATGGACTCAACGGACCGCATCCCCATGGTCTCCAAGCGCGGCGACTGGTACTACAACTTCTGGCGTGACGCCACGCACCCCAAGGGCCTGTGGCGGCGCACCCGGTGGGAGTCCTACGTGACGGACGCCCCTGAGTGGGAGACAGTGCTCGACGTCGATGCGCTCGCCGCCGCCGAGGGCACCGAGTGGGTGTGGGGCGGGGCAGGCTTCCTGCGCCCGGCCGACGGCGTCTCCTGGCGTCGCTGCATGGTGCGCCTCTCCCCCGACGGCGGCGACGCGGCAGCGGTGCGCGAGTACGACGTCGAGGACCGCACCTTCATCTCCACGGCCGAAGGCGGCTTCTCGCTCCCCGCGGCGAAGGGAGGCGTGGACTGGCTCGACGCGGACACGCTCCTGGTCTCCTCGACGCTCGGGGAGGACGCCGTGACGACGTCGTCCTACCCGCGGATCGTGCGGAAGCTGCCGCGCGGCGTCGACCTCGCCGACGCCGAAGTGATGTTCGAGGTCCCCGCCGAGCACATGATGGCCAGCGCCGGCTTCGATGACACCCCCGGATTCGAGCGGATCATCGCGAGTGACCGCATGAGCTTCTTCGATGTGCAGCACGCCGTCTGGCGGGACGAGAAATGGGCGCAGATCCCCGTTCCCACCGATGTGGACGTGGATCTGCACCGCGAGTGGATCCTGTTCCGCCCCCAGCGGGACTGGACGCTCGGCAACGGCGAAACCTACGCCGCGGGGTCGCTGCTCGTGGCCGACTTCGAGGCCTTCATGGGCGGCTCCCGCGAGCTGACCGTGCTGTTCGCACCGGATGCACACACGTCCCTGCAGTCGTGGTCGTGGACGAAGAGCCACCTCATGCTCAACCTCCTGCGCGACGTGTCTTCCGAGATCCGCGTGCTCACCGCGCCCCAGCGGGGGTCGAAGGAAACCGACACGCACGACGGCGCGTGGTCGTCTCGCGTGCTCGATGCGTGCCCGCCGCTGCACCTCGTCGAGAGCTATGCGGTCGACGACGAGGACCCCGAGGCCGGGGACGACTACTGGCTTGTCGCGACCGGGTTCCTCACCCCGACCACGCTGCTGCGCGGCACCCTCGGCGGGGACCACACGGACGTGAAGCGGGCGCCGTCGTTCTTCGATGAGTCGAGATTCGAGGTCGAACAGCACTTCGCGACCTCGACGGACGGCACCCAGGTGCCCTACTTCCAGATCTCGCCGCGCGGCCTTGAGCTCGACGGCACCGCGCCGACCCAGCTCTCCGGCTACGGCGGGTTCGAGATCGCGCGCACTCCCGCGTACTCGGGAACCGTGGGTCGGTCATGGCTCGAGAAGGGCGGCGTGTACGTCGTCGCGAATATCCGTGGCGGCGGCGAGTACGGGCCCGCGTGGCACCAGGCGGCGCTCAAGGCCAACCGCCACCGCGCCTACGAGGATTTCGCCGCCGTGGCCCGTGACCTGATCCGGCGCGACGTCACCTCGCCGGAACACCTCGGCTGCTCGGGCGGGTCCAACGGCGGGCTCCTCGTCGGCAACATGCTCGTGCACTATCCCGAGCTGTTCGGGGCGATCTCCTGCGGGGTGCCGCTGCTGGACATGCGCCGCTACACGAAGCTCTCCGCCGGGTACTCATGGATCGCCGAGTACGGCGACCCCGACAAGCCGGAAGAGTGGGAATTCATCAGAACGTTCTCGCCGTACCACCGCCTGCGCGACGGCGTGGACTACCCGGACACGTTCATCTGGACGGCGACGTCAGACGATCGGGTCGGCCCCGTGCAGGCACGCAAGATGGCCGCGCGCATGGAGGCCATGGGCATCCCGAACGTGTGGTTCCACGAAGCCCTGGAAGGCGGCCACGCCGGTGCGTCAGACAACCGGCAGGCCGCGGCGCTCCAGGCCCGCAGCCAGAGCTTCCTCTGGCGCGCAGTGACGGGAACGCTGCGGTAG
- a CDS encoding NAD(P)H-quinone oxidoreductase, protein MKAVFITEPGGPEVLQVRDVEAPVPGPGEVLIDVVAAGINRADVQQRRGFYPPPPGASEIPGLEVSGRIAGFGPDVARPFAVGDKVVALLAGGGYAEQVVVPAEQVVRIPDGVDLVTAAALPETAATVYSNLFMTAQLQPGEMLLLHGATGGIGTMAVQMAKAFGARVAATAGTDEKVSTARAFLGVDVAINYKEQDFVQAVRDATGGRGADVILDVVGAKYLERNIEALATYGRLVVIGLQGGAKAELNLGLLMNKRAAVIATSLRPRPIEEKGAIMSAVKEHVWPLVADGRIRPLVDKAFPLAEVGAAHAYFDSGEHVGKILLTI, encoded by the coding sequence ATGAAGGCGGTCTTCATTACCGAGCCCGGAGGGCCGGAAGTTCTTCAGGTCCGTGACGTCGAGGCGCCCGTTCCCGGGCCCGGCGAGGTGCTCATCGATGTTGTCGCGGCGGGCATCAACCGCGCCGACGTGCAGCAGCGGCGCGGCTTCTACCCCCCTCCGCCCGGAGCGTCTGAGATTCCGGGCCTCGAGGTGTCGGGGCGCATCGCAGGCTTTGGGCCTGACGTGGCGCGGCCGTTCGCGGTCGGTGACAAGGTGGTGGCGCTTCTGGCCGGCGGCGGTTATGCCGAGCAGGTCGTCGTCCCCGCGGAGCAGGTGGTGCGCATCCCGGACGGCGTGGACCTCGTGACCGCCGCGGCGTTACCCGAGACCGCGGCGACCGTGTACTCGAACCTGTTCATGACGGCCCAGCTCCAGCCCGGCGAGATGCTGCTCCTCCACGGGGCCACGGGTGGGATCGGCACTATGGCGGTCCAGATGGCCAAGGCCTTCGGTGCGCGCGTCGCGGCGACAGCGGGCACGGATGAGAAGGTCTCCACGGCCCGGGCGTTCCTCGGCGTCGACGTTGCGATCAACTACAAGGAGCAGGACTTCGTCCAAGCGGTCCGCGACGCAACCGGCGGCCGGGGCGCGGACGTCATTCTCGATGTGGTGGGCGCGAAGTACCTCGAGCGCAACATCGAGGCCCTCGCCACGTACGGCCGGCTTGTGGTGATCGGGCTCCAGGGCGGCGCGAAGGCCGAGCTCAACCTCGGTCTCCTCATGAACAAGCGGGCTGCTGTCATCGCGACGTCACTGCGTCCCCGCCCGATCGAGGAGAAGGGCGCCATCATGTCCGCGGTCAAGGAGCACGTGTGGCCGCTCGTGGCGGACGGCCGAATCAGGCCGCTCGTCGACAAGGCCTTCCCCCTTGCCGAGGTCGGTGCGGCCCACGCGTACTTCGACTCGGGCGAGCACGTGGGCAAGATCCTCCTGACCATCTAG
- a CDS encoding Na(+)/H(+) antiporter subunit B — protein MSEGILTDVLIAVSLTLVLAGAAIVVFVRRPARQAVALSAYGVLLTVLFLVLQAPDVALSQVAVGSAVVPLIVVLAIRKVESIHANAGSRDAEREH, from the coding sequence ATGAGCGAGGGAATCCTCACCGACGTGCTGATCGCCGTGAGCCTGACCCTTGTCCTCGCGGGGGCGGCCATCGTCGTGTTCGTCCGCAGGCCAGCGCGGCAGGCGGTCGCCCTCTCCGCGTACGGCGTCCTGCTCACCGTCCTGTTCCTTGTGCTCCAGGCGCCCGACGTCGCGCTCAGCCAAGTGGCGGTCGGATCCGCCGTCGTGCCCCTCATCGTGGTGCTCGCGATCAGGAAGGTCGAGAGCATCCATGCCAACGCCGGGTCGCGGGATGCGGAGCGCGAGCATTGA
- a CDS encoding FAD/NAD(P)-binding protein: MVRGGVLRVAVVGGGPRGTSTVERLLAVHAQQQPVAHDAAGAPRVAGGQRLEVTVYDPYSPGPGKVWRTEQPRLFLMNTQSFYPTLIPSEPGLAPPLAGGSFDEWRAAQREAIDAGACTLSSDEQAELKGLEARDFPPRPLYGRYLTDTWAALLAAAPTGVTVRHVAAEVARVGRTPHGFAVTCVNGRAQEADAVVLALGHVPAGLGREQQALAAAAGRLGLHYFPPAAPADVDWDQLPAGETVLVRGMGLNFFDVMAALTEGRGGRFAEGPDGRLEYTPSGREPRIVAASRRGVPYRGKAELDAYYAPSVRLRWFTRAAALAPRAAGIQPSFDQDLWPLLHRDTLWAYYSTLARVEPGAVADGFLDELSAALAVEGPGWEQRASRAAHDGVVSARRLDLRALGSPLAGWHAHDRADLDARVLAHLDEDAAGSARGEDDPVKMAIAALHRGRAVLKEAVADGGITEASWVSGMRGWFEGLVEGLASGPPALRIRQLAALVRAGVVSTVGPEPRFSVDRSGPAFTASSPWVGGPDVRARWLVEALAPANVIARADSSLVAGLLADGLVRPRFLAGADGVPQPASGLDVTVPPYRALDVNGLPVEGLYVLGLQLSAVQWGTAIAAEAHPFAAPGEANDGAPYPSGQRTLRDADAIARDILGRAGLMQDAGWPGG; encoded by the coding sequence ATGGTTCGGGGAGGTGTGCTGCGGGTGGCTGTGGTGGGCGGCGGCCCGCGCGGTACCTCCACGGTGGAGCGACTCCTTGCGGTCCACGCCCAGCAGCAGCCGGTCGCGCACGACGCCGCGGGCGCACCTCGCGTCGCTGGCGGCCAGCGGCTCGAGGTCACCGTGTACGACCCGTACAGCCCGGGCCCGGGGAAGGTGTGGCGCACGGAGCAGCCGCGGCTCTTCCTCATGAACACGCAGTCGTTCTACCCGACGCTCATCCCCAGTGAGCCGGGCCTCGCGCCGCCGCTTGCGGGCGGAAGCTTCGACGAGTGGCGCGCCGCGCAGCGCGAGGCCATCGATGCCGGGGCCTGCACCCTGAGCTCCGACGAGCAGGCCGAGCTCAAGGGCCTCGAAGCCCGAGACTTCCCGCCGCGCCCGCTCTACGGGCGGTACCTCACGGATACCTGGGCCGCGCTCCTCGCCGCGGCCCCGACCGGCGTCACCGTGCGCCACGTCGCGGCCGAGGTGGCCCGCGTGGGCCGCACCCCGCACGGGTTCGCCGTGACGTGCGTGAACGGGCGCGCCCAGGAGGCGGACGCCGTCGTACTGGCCCTCGGGCACGTCCCGGCGGGCCTCGGTCGCGAGCAGCAGGCGCTCGCGGCGGCGGCAGGGCGGCTGGGCCTGCACTATTTCCCACCCGCTGCGCCCGCAGACGTCGACTGGGACCAGCTGCCTGCCGGCGAGACGGTCCTCGTCCGCGGGATGGGCCTGAACTTCTTCGACGTGATGGCCGCCCTGACCGAGGGCCGCGGCGGGCGCTTCGCGGAGGGTCCGGATGGGCGCCTCGAGTACACGCCGTCGGGTCGGGAGCCGCGCATCGTCGCGGCCTCCCGCCGTGGCGTGCCCTACCGTGGCAAGGCCGAGCTCGACGCCTACTACGCGCCGTCCGTGCGGCTGCGCTGGTTCACGCGGGCAGCCGCACTGGCCCCGCGCGCGGCCGGCATCCAGCCTTCGTTCGATCAGGACCTCTGGCCTCTCCTTCACCGCGACACGCTGTGGGCGTACTATTCGACGCTCGCGCGGGTCGAGCCCGGTGCCGTCGCCGATGGGTTCCTCGACGAGCTGTCCGCGGCGCTCGCCGTGGAGGGCCCCGGGTGGGAGCAACGGGCCTCGCGCGCGGCGCACGACGGCGTGGTCTCGGCACGGCGGCTCGACCTCCGAGCGCTCGGCTCCCCGCTCGCGGGCTGGCACGCGCACGACCGGGCCGACCTCGACGCCCGCGTCCTCGCGCACCTGGACGAGGACGCCGCCGGATCCGCGCGCGGCGAGGACGATCCGGTCAAGATGGCGATCGCGGCTTTGCACCGAGGCCGTGCCGTCCTCAAGGAGGCCGTCGCGGACGGCGGCATCACCGAAGCCTCGTGGGTCTCGGGGATGCGCGGATGGTTCGAGGGCCTCGTCGAGGGGCTCGCGAGCGGGCCGCCCGCACTCCGGATCCGACAGTTGGCCGCCTTGGTGCGGGCCGGCGTCGTGAGCACCGTGGGGCCGGAGCCGAGGTTCTCGGTCGATCGATCCGGGCCCGCGTTCACCGCGTCCTCGCCGTGGGTCGGCGGCCCGGACGTGCGGGCGCGTTGGCTCGTCGAGGCGCTCGCGCCAGCGAACGTCATTGCGCGGGCCGACTCGTCGCTTGTGGCGGGTCTGCTTGCGGACGGGCTCGTCCGGCCACGGTTCCTGGCCGGAGCCGACGGCGTTCCCCAGCCCGCAAGCGGGCTCGATGTCACGGTGCCGCCGTACCGTGCCCTGGACGTCAACGGACTGCCCGTCGAGGGGCTCTACGTCCTCGGCTTGCAGCTCTCAGCGGTGCAGTGGGGCACAGCGATCGCCGCAGAGGCGCACCCGTTCGCGGCTCCCGGCGAGGCGAACGACGGCGCCCCCTACCCGAGCGGGCAGCGCACCCTCCGGGACGCCGACGCGATCGCGCGGGACATCCTTGGACGTGCAGGGCTGATGCAGGACGCGGGCTGGCCAGGGGGCTGA
- a CDS encoding MnhB domain-containing protein: MSPRVRLVLLGVGLTAFEAILAVGILGLPAFGASAHPYRDLAVAGTFDHATANAVASINFDQRGFDTFGEETILFCAVVGVAALLRPVHRERRRTVSSGGIILESTSLLVYLLFPLTLVLGVDVVTHGAITPGGGFQGGIILATGIHLLYVGGRYRLLRQLRPVDWFEHGEAAGVVLFGAIGLAAAALGGGLFANVVPAGTLGDLVSAGTVPLFNLAVGIAVASSVVVLLASFLDQTLAIRAAPNPPQDNEAEDAA; the protein is encoded by the coding sequence TTGAGCCCCCGCGTCCGGCTGGTCCTGCTCGGGGTCGGGCTCACTGCGTTCGAGGCCATACTGGCCGTCGGGATCCTCGGCCTGCCCGCGTTCGGCGCGAGCGCGCACCCGTACCGGGACCTTGCCGTGGCGGGCACCTTCGACCATGCCACAGCGAACGCGGTCGCGAGCATCAACTTCGACCAGCGCGGCTTCGACACCTTCGGCGAGGAGACCATCCTGTTCTGCGCCGTTGTAGGGGTCGCGGCACTGCTGCGGCCAGTGCACCGGGAGCGACGCCGCACGGTGAGCAGCGGCGGAATCATCCTCGAGTCGACGAGCCTCCTGGTGTACCTCCTGTTTCCGCTCACCCTCGTGCTCGGCGTGGACGTCGTGACGCACGGGGCGATCACTCCGGGCGGCGGATTCCAGGGCGGCATCATCCTCGCCACGGGCATTCACCTGCTCTATGTGGGCGGCCGCTACCGGCTCCTCCGCCAGCTACGTCCGGTCGACTGGTTCGAGCACGGGGAGGCGGCCGGCGTCGTGCTCTTCGGCGCGATCGGGCTCGCCGCCGCCGCGCTGGGTGGGGGCCTCTTCGCCAACGTCGTGCCCGCCGGAACCCTCGGCGACCTCGTCTCCGCAGGGACTGTGCCGCTGTTCAACCTGGCGGTGGGGATCGCGGTCGCGAGCAGCGTCGTCGTGCTCCTCGCGAGCTTCCTCGACCAGACGCTCGCCATCCGCGCCGCGCCGAACCCCCCGCAGGACAACGAGGCCGAGGACGCCGCATGA